Within the Bradyrhizobium ottawaense genome, the region TCCTTTTCCGACGGCGGATTGTAGACCAGCGCGAGATCGACCTCGGAGGCCATCAGATGCAGCAGCGTTGCGCCCGACAGGCTTTCGGTCAGCGACAGTTTCAGATCGGGATATTTGGTGAGAACGGTGCGCATCAGCGGGACGCCGATCGCCTTGACCCCGGAATTGGCCATGCCGATCGAGATGTCGCCGGCGATGACGCTGCCGCCCTGCTTGATTTCGCGTTCGGCCGCGGCCATCGCGCGCAGGATGATACGGGCGTGCTCGTAGAGCCGTTCGCCGGCTGCGGTCGGTTCCATGCCGCGCGGCTTGCGTTCGAACAGCGGCATTGCGAATTCGGATTCGAGGTTGGATATATGATGGCTGAGCGCGGATTGGGCCACATTGGCCTGGTCCGCCGCCCGCGACAGGTTGCGCTGCTCGTAAACGGCGATGAAATAGCGAAGCTGGCGCGAATCCATGGGAGTTTGCGTTCTAGAAGGACGAATGCACTATTCGACAGATTATATTTTTCAGATGGCGTGTGAAGCCTTAAGCGTAGGGTCAAAGAGCCAATCGGGACGGGAGATGCGCGATGACCGGGACGGGACTGCCGCTTGAGGGCGTAAGGGTCGTCGAAATGACCCATATGGTGATGGGCCCGACCTGCGGCATGGTTCTCGCGCAGCTGGGTGCCGAGATCATCAAGGTCGAGCCGCCGGCCGGCGACAAGACCCGCTCGCTCGGCGGCATGGGTACCGCGTTCTTCCCGCTGTTCAACCGCGGCAAACGCAGCATCGTGCTCGATTTCAACAAGCCTGAAGACCGCGAAACTATGGACCGGCTGCTCGCCAGCGCCGACGTCTTCCTGGAAAACTTTCGCGACGGCCAGCTCGACAAGCAGGGGCTCGGCCCCGAGGAACTGCGCCGCAAGCATCCGCACCTGATCGTGGCCGGCCACAAGGGTTTTCTGTCCGGCCCCTACGAGCATCGCCCGGCGCTCGACGAGGTCGTGCAGATGATGTCGGGGCTCGCCGCCATGACCGGCACGCGCGACAAGCCGCAGCGCGTCGGTTCCTCCGCCAACGACATCATGGGCGGGATGTTCGGCGCGATTTCGATCCTGGCCGCGCTCTATCAGAAACGCGGGGGCCACAAGAACGGTGCCGACATCCGCATCGGACTGTTCGAAAACTGCCTGTTCCTGGTCGCCCAGCACATGGTCGAATATGAAATGACCGGCAACAAGCCGCGCTCGATGCCGGAGCGCGAGCATGCGTGGCCGATCTACGATATTTTCGATACCGCCGAAGGCGACCGCATCTTCATCGGCGTCGTCACCGAGGGTCACTGGTGGACCTTCTGCAAGGAATTCGGGTTGAAGGAATTTGCGGACGACCCGAGCTTGCGCAACACCACGGACCGCATTCTGGCCCGCGGGCGGATCATTCCGCGCGTCGCCGAGGTGGTCAGGCAATGGAAGATGGCCGATCTGTCGGCCAAGCTCGATGAGCTGAATATCTGTTTCTCGCCGATCAACCGCCCTGAGGACCTGCTAACGGATCCGCATGTGCTGCGACCCGGCGGGCTGGTGCAGAATTTCAACGCCAATGGCGCGCCGTTCCGCGTTCCCGCGTTGCCGATCGAATGGAACGGCGGCAATATCGGCGAAGGGCTGAAAGTGCCGGTGCTGGGCGCCGATACCGACGCCGTTCGCGCCGAACTCGACAAACTTTCCTCAACCGACAACGCTGCGTGAGGCCATCATGACCCGTCTTCAAGACGTCTATCCCGACAACAGAGTGATCCTGCGCGAAGTGGGCCTGCGCGACGGCCTGCAACTGGTGAAGACGTTTCCGTCCACCGCCGCCAAGCAGCGCTGGATCCGCGAGGAGTATGCCGCGGGCGTGCGGCATTTCGAGGTTGGTTCGTTTCTACCTGCCAAGACCTTTCCGCAATTCGTCGACGTGCGCGAGATCATCCAGACGGTCGGCGCTCTGCCCGGCGCCTACGGCATTGCGCTGACGCTGAACGAGCGCGGCGTCAACGAGGCGCTGGCCTCAGGCGTTGCCGAAGTGGCGACGGTAGTCTCGGCCACCGAGGAACACAGCCAGGCCAACGCCAATCGCACGCGCGAATCGGCGATCGCCAACGTCAAGCGGCTGTGCGAATTGCGCGATGCCAGCGAACACAAGCCGATTATCAACGCCGCGGTCTCGATGGCGCTGGGCTGCTCGATCGTCGGCGCCGTTGACCCTGTGGAAGTGCTGCGAATCACGGAAAAACTGTTCGAGGCCGGCGTCGACATGGTCGCGATCGCCGATACCGTCGGCTTTGCCGGGCCGAAGCAGGTCGGCGAACTGACCGCTGGCGCGGTGAAGATTGCGGGGAACAAGCCGATCTGCATTCACCTGCACGACACCCGCGGCATGGGCATCGCGAATGCGTCGGCGGCGCTCGATGCCGGCGCACGCGTGCTCGACGGCTCGCTCGGCGGTCTCGGCGGCTGCCCGTTCGCGCCGGGCGCGACCGGCAATGTCGTGTTCGAGGATCTCGCGTTCCTGTGCGAGAGCAAGGGTTTCAAGACCGGCATCGATATCGAGAAACTGGTCGCGGTGCGCTCGATCCTGAAATCGGAAATGCCCGGCGAGGCGCTCTACGGCGGCATGGCGCGTGCGGGATTGCCGCGTGGCACGGCAGCGAAGGCGGCCTAGAGCCGCGTCACTCGCAAGCGCAGTGCGTTGCCGACCACGCTGACCGAGGACAGCGCCATCGCGGCGGCGGCGAGGATCGGCGATAGCAGCAGGCCGAACGTTGGATAGAGAATGCCCGCAGCGATCGGGATGCCGGCCGCGTTATAGATGAACGCGAAGAACAGGTTCTGGCGGATATTGCGCATCGTCGCCTGCGACAGTTTTCGCGCCCGGACGATGCCGCCGAGATCGCCGCCGAGCAGCGTGATCCCCGCACTTTCCATCGCGACGTCGGTACCGGTCCCCATCGCGATGCCGACTTCGGCCGCAGCCAGCGCCGGCGCGTCGTTGACGCCGTCGCCGGCCATCGCGACGATTTTGCCGCTCTTCTGCAGCTTCGCGACAACAGCGCTTTTCTGATCGGGCAGCACTTCGGCCTCGACATCGTCGATGCCAAGCGTCCGCGCCACCGCGTTCGCGGTGGTCTTGTTGTCGCCGGTCAGCATGATGACCTTGATGCCTTCGGCGGCCAGCGCCTTCAGCGCATCTCGTGTCGACGCCTTGATGGGATCGGCGATCGCGAACAGTGCGGCCAGCTCGCCATCAACCGCGACGTTGATGACGGTGGCGCCGTCGCGGCGCAGCAGCTCGCTTTGCGCCTGCAGCGAACTGGTGTCGATACCGAGCGAGGTCAGGTAATTCGCATTGCCGAGCACAATGGCCTTGCCGTCAACCTTGCCGGTAGCGCCCTTGCCAGTCGGAGAATCGAATTCCTCGACCTTGCCCAATTCGAGATTGCGTTCCATCGCCGCCCGCACGATGGCGTCGGCCAGCGGATGTTCGCTGGCGCGTTCCACACTCGCCGCGAATCTTACGACATCGGCGACTTCGAACGCATCGGTTGTCACCACGCCGACGACTTTTGGCTTTCCTTCGGTCAGCGTTCCCGTCTTGTCGACCACCAGCGTGTCGATCTTTTCCATGCGCTCGAGCGCCTCGGCGTTCTTGATCAGCACGCCGGCCTGCGCGCCGCGGCCGACGCCGACCATGATCGACATCGGGGTGGCCAAGCCGAGCGCGCAGGGGCAGGCGATGATCAGCACGCTGAC harbors:
- a CDS encoding hydroxymethylglutaryl-CoA lyase; translated protein: MTRLQDVYPDNRVILREVGLRDGLQLVKTFPSTAAKQRWIREEYAAGVRHFEVGSFLPAKTFPQFVDVREIIQTVGALPGAYGIALTLNERGVNEALASGVAEVATVVSATEEHSQANANRTRESAIANVKRLCELRDASEHKPIINAAVSMALGCSIVGAVDPVEVLRITEKLFEAGVDMVAIADTVGFAGPKQVGELTAGAVKIAGNKPICIHLHDTRGMGIANASAALDAGARVLDGSLGGLGGCPFAPGATGNVVFEDLAFLCESKGFKTGIDIEKLVAVRSILKSEMPGEALYGGMARAGLPRGTAAKAA
- a CDS encoding CaiB/BaiF CoA transferase family protein, which encodes MTGTGLPLEGVRVVEMTHMVMGPTCGMVLAQLGAEIIKVEPPAGDKTRSLGGMGTAFFPLFNRGKRSIVLDFNKPEDRETMDRLLASADVFLENFRDGQLDKQGLGPEELRRKHPHLIVAGHKGFLSGPYEHRPALDEVVQMMSGLAAMTGTRDKPQRVGSSANDIMGGMFGAISILAALYQKRGGHKNGADIRIGLFENCLFLVAQHMVEYEMTGNKPRSMPEREHAWPIYDIFDTAEGDRIFIGVVTEGHWWTFCKEFGLKEFADDPSLRNTTDRILARGRIIPRVAEVVRQWKMADLSAKLDELNICFSPINRPEDLLTDPHVLRPGGLVQNFNANGAPFRVPALPIEWNGGNIGEGLKVPVLGADTDAVRAELDKLSSTDNAA